The uncultured Desulfobulbus sp. genome window below encodes:
- the mqnE gene encoding aminofutalosine synthase MqnE — translation MDAYIEQAGLGRILAKVREGERLSLEDGEQLYQHPNVLALGALANIVRERKNGNQAFFIYNQHINYSNICTNLCKFCAFGREKDHPLAYEMTVDDVKAKVRERLDEPISEIHMVGGIHPDLPFSYYTDLLKGIKEVRPEVHIQAFTCVEIYHLAQLNGKSVEDTLDELITAGLGSLPGGGAEVFSPRIRQLTCERKLSGEGWIDVAQAAHKKGLKTNATMLYGHIETIGERLEHLDALRKTQDETGGFLAFIPLAFHPKNTAMAEHSNTTGINDLKNIAVSRLMLDNFPHVKAYWVMIGPKLAQVALSFGADDMDGTVKEEVITHMAGAETEQALGHKTLIRLIQEAGRQPVQRDTLYNVLETF, via the coding sequence ATGGATGCATATATAGAGCAGGCAGGACTTGGCCGTATACTGGCAAAAGTCCGCGAAGGGGAACGCTTATCCTTAGAAGACGGAGAGCAACTGTACCAGCATCCAAACGTCCTGGCTCTAGGGGCTTTGGCTAATATCGTTCGTGAACGCAAAAACGGTAACCAGGCCTTTTTTATCTACAATCAGCATATTAATTACTCAAATATTTGCACGAACCTCTGTAAATTTTGTGCCTTTGGTCGTGAGAAAGACCATCCGCTTGCCTATGAAATGACAGTGGATGACGTCAAAGCGAAGGTGCGGGAGCGCCTTGATGAGCCGATCAGCGAAATTCATATGGTTGGGGGTATTCACCCGGATCTTCCTTTTTCCTACTACACGGACCTGCTCAAAGGTATCAAAGAAGTACGCCCAGAAGTACATATTCAGGCCTTTACCTGTGTGGAAATTTATCATCTGGCTCAACTCAATGGAAAATCTGTTGAAGATACCTTAGATGAGCTTATTACTGCAGGACTTGGTTCTCTGCCCGGAGGAGGTGCGGAGGTATTCAGTCCGCGAATTCGCCAGCTGACCTGTGAGAGAAAATTATCAGGTGAAGGCTGGATCGATGTTGCTCAAGCTGCGCACAAAAAAGGATTGAAGACCAATGCGACCATGCTCTATGGGCACATAGAGACCATTGGTGAACGTCTGGAGCATCTGGATGCCCTGCGCAAAACCCAGGATGAAACCGGCGGTTTTCTTGCTTTTATTCCACTGGCCTTTCATCCTAAAAACACGGCTATGGCTGAGCATAGCAATACCACCGGTATTAATGATCTCAAAAATATAGCTGTAAGTCGCCTGATGCTTGATAACTTTCCCCATGTAAAAGCCTATTGGGTCATGATCGGCCCCAAACTGGCCCAGGTTGCCCTCTCTTTTGGCGCTGATGACATGGATGGAACCGTCAAAGAGGAAGTGATCACCCATATGGCGGGGGCCGAAACCGAACAGGCTCTTGGCCATAAAACCCTTATCCGGCTAATCCAGGAAGCTGGTCGTCAGCCCGTTCAACGCGATACCCTCTACAACGTTCTTGAGACATTCTAA
- a CDS encoding sigma-70 family RNA polymerase sigma factor — translation MLAGIKNDLLEAGKDEGCITFQHLNELLPDQVKDPGAIEELFDFLGENNIEIVTQEESGKRKTLSGEEWTGKKNGDEDNSSDTLPDSEEHDSEETTTTYLREMGQFDLLTPEEEAKYSKTIREGFDAIIEAIREDTSGVAEIKMLVDRIDLWQRRDPTLKPKKQQLNYMRHCVTIANRNYPDIRELFELATKIEAYNRSIEFAKDSMIRANLRLVVSIAKRYMHQGLTLADLIQEGNLGLMRAVFRFDYKKGNKFSTYASWWIRQAITRAILDKTRTIRLPVHFLELRSQFFKAFYSLLKELGREPTPVEISKMTDLPMDKILAILEASREPISLETPVGDDDSTLGDFLENQESESPYDAVQNRELAHRVTEVLSTLTEREEKIIRLRFGIGEKAEYTLEEIGKRFNVSRERIRQIEKKALNRLRHSSRREKLRFFLD, via the coding sequence CCGGGAGCCATTGAAGAGTTATTTGATTTTCTCGGGGAAAACAATATTGAAATTGTTACCCAGGAAGAGTCGGGAAAGAGAAAGACCTTATCCGGTGAAGAATGGACCGGCAAGAAAAACGGTGACGAAGACAATTCTTCCGATACCCTGCCCGATAGCGAAGAACACGATTCGGAAGAAACCACAACCACGTACCTCAGAGAGATGGGCCAGTTTGACCTGCTCACCCCCGAGGAAGAAGCAAAGTATTCTAAAACCATACGTGAAGGTTTTGACGCCATAATTGAGGCTATCCGTGAGGACACCTCAGGCGTTGCCGAAATTAAAATGCTGGTCGACAGGATCGACCTCTGGCAGCGTCGAGACCCGACGCTGAAGCCTAAAAAGCAGCAGCTCAATTATATGCGGCACTGTGTGACCATCGCTAACCGCAATTACCCAGATATTCGAGAGCTGTTTGAGCTTGCAACTAAGATAGAGGCATACAACCGATCCATCGAATTTGCCAAGGACTCTATGATCCGAGCAAACCTTCGATTGGTTGTGTCCATCGCCAAGCGCTATATGCACCAGGGCTTGACCCTTGCTGATCTTATCCAGGAAGGTAATTTGGGCCTGATGCGGGCTGTTTTTCGTTTTGATTACAAAAAAGGCAACAAATTCTCAACCTACGCCTCATGGTGGATTCGTCAGGCAATAACCCGGGCAATTCTTGATAAAACCCGGACTATTCGCCTGCCTGTGCATTTTCTTGAACTGCGCAGCCAGTTTTTTAAAGCGTTTTATTCGCTGTTAAAAGAACTTGGGCGTGAACCCACCCCGGTTGAAATCTCGAAGATGACCGATTTGCCCATGGATAAAATCCTGGCAATTTTGGAGGCATCACGGGAACCAATTTCACTGGAAACCCCGGTTGGCGATGATGATTCAACTCTTGGTGATTTTCTTGAAAACCAGGAATCTGAATCCCCCTATGATGCTGTTCAAAATAGGGAACTTGCTCACCGCGTAACAGAGGTGCTCTCGACGCTGACCGAGCGTGAAGAGAAAATCATTCGACTTCGATTTGGTATTGGAGAAAAGGCAGAGTACACACTCGAGGAAATCGGTAAAAGATTTAATGTTTCTCGAGAACGTATTCGTCAGATCGAAAAAAAGGCCTTGAATCGTTTACGACACTCAAGCCGTCGGGAGAAGCTGCGGTTCTTTCTCGACTAA